Proteins encoded together in one Mycoplasma miroungirhinis window:
- a CDS encoding MAGa4850 family ICE element protein, with the protein MGAWSELKLMEDGCDYKSIKDFYNNLNFEKKYNQKKYDKQNLDHIKKFIKSGKLVISESWKNKLSRDLVLLKIFITIRIYKNSNINLSKNDLINELGFKKSTVNLAIKKMVDLNMLDEEFLKEKNLLKLRKINLRKKGEIYVVIKGYNEMKILLLLGLKSAWWFTIEKFKSKALFGKKFYSHKLSQKIVLQNNFFDDLSRSQIYKMHCGFADILGVNLKEIYMVVRTIKKKFITIKNKTGKMFKKFIGSDFKSQRYLIMKF; encoded by the coding sequence ATGGGTGCATGAAGTGAATTAAAGTTAATGGAGGATGGATGCGATTATAAGAGTATCAAAGATTTTTATAACAATTTAAATTTTGAAAAGAAATACAATCAGAAAAAATATGACAAGCAAAATTTAGATCACATTAAAAAATTCATAAAAAGTGGAAAACTTGTTATTTCTGAAAGTTGAAAAAATAAATTATCTAGAGATCTTGTTTTATTAAAAATTTTTATAACAATTAGAATCTACAAAAATTCAAATATTAATCTTTCTAAAAATGATTTAATTAACGAACTTGGATTTAAGAAATCTACTGTTAATTTAGCGATTAAAAAAATGGTAGATTTAAATATGTTAGATGAAGAATTTTTAAAAGAAAAAAATCTTCTAAAATTGAGAAAAATTAATCTTAGAAAAAAGGGTGAAATTTATGTAGTTATCAAGGGTTATAATGAAATGAAAATTTTACTTTTATTAGGGTTAAAATCTGCGTGATGATTTACGATTGAAAAATTTAAATCTAAAGCTCTTTTTGGTAAGAAATTCTATTCACATAAATTAAGTCAAAAAATAGTTTTACAGAATAATTTTTTTGATGATTTAAGTAGAAGTCAAATATATAAAATGCATTGTGGATTTGCTGATATTTTAGGAGTTAATTTAAAAGAAATTTATATGGTAGTAAGAACCATAAAAAAGAAATTTATTACAATAAAAAATAAAACAGGAAAGATGTTTAAAAAATTTATTGGTAGTGATTTTAAAAGTCAAAGATATTTAATTATGAAATTTTAA
- a CDS encoding type I restriction-modification system subunit M, translating into MSQIIAENVLWGAAEKLRDKCDPADYKNIVLGLVFLKYVSDKYSAKYKELSKYNDGREDDEDYYISEHVFIVPKNALWSEISKYTKSNKIDPETGKTYNLGQLIDMAFVELEKHNDQLKNILPKTYSKSDLDKDTLGELVDFFTNNLNMEGVDGDFFGQVYEFYIGAFAKKIPTKGGEFFTPKSLVELMVDILEPYRGRVYDPCCGSGGMFVQCSKFVKEHQGNVDDISIFGQESNPGTWKMAKMNLAIRGLEGNLGSSNGDSFTDDKHKDLRADYILANPPYNLKSYWKSTLEGDPRWIFGRPNDKDANYAWLSLMYSKLAPNKGKAAILMPNGATTSNQKDDYNLRKNMVEMGKVDAIIALPNKLFYNVSISVQCWILNAAKTDKDILFVDAGDKGKLISKKIRVLENEDINLIVDTYKKFKNDEFNEGIPGFAKVASLSEIQEKDYSLNPGRYVGTDESNKLSDEEIKEQLKLATNELLELMKKGEELENKVKEILLNEIK; encoded by the coding sequence ATGTCACAAATCATTGCTGAAAATGTCTTATGAGGAGCTGCTGAAAAGTTAAGAGATAAATGTGATCCTGCTGATTATAAAAACATAGTTTTAGGTTTGGTATTTTTAAAATATGTTAGTGACAAATACAGTGCTAAGTATAAGGAATTATCTAAATATAATGATGGAAGAGAAGATGACGAAGATTATTATATTTCAGAACATGTCTTTATAGTACCTAAAAATGCATTATGATCTGAAATTTCTAAATATACAAAATCTAATAAAATTGACCCTGAAACTGGAAAAACATATAATTTGGGTCAATTAATTGATATGGCTTTTGTTGAATTAGAAAAACACAATGACCAACTAAAAAATATTTTACCTAAAACTTATTCAAAAAGCGATTTAGATAAGGATACACTTGGTGAATTAGTAGATTTCTTCACTAATAACTTGAATATGGAAGGAGTGGATGGCGATTTTTTTGGTCAGGTATACGAATTTTACATTGGAGCATTTGCAAAAAAAATTCCCACAAAAGGAGGGGAATTTTTCACTCCTAAATCATTAGTTGAATTAATGGTGGACATTTTAGAACCATATAGAGGTAGAGTTTATGATCCTTGTTGTGGTTCGGGGGGTATGTTTGTTCAGTGTTCTAAATTTGTAAAAGAACATCAGGGTAATGTGGATGATATTTCTATTTTTGGACAAGAAAGTAATCCAGGTACTTGAAAAATGGCTAAAATGAATTTAGCTATTAGAGGTTTAGAAGGAAACCTTGGTTCTTCAAATGGAGATTCTTTTACGGATGATAAGCATAAAGATTTAAGAGCAGATTATATATTGGCTAATCCTCCTTACAATTTAAAATCTTATTGAAAATCTACTTTAGAAGGAGATCCAAGGTGGATTTTTGGAAGACCTAATGATAAGGATGCCAACTATGCATGATTATCACTAATGTATTCAAAACTTGCACCTAATAAAGGTAAAGCAGCGATATTAATGCCAAACGGTGCGACAACAAGTAATCAAAAAGATGATTATAATTTAAGAAAAAATATGGTTGAAATGGGTAAAGTTGATGCAATTATTGCATTACCTAATAAATTATTTTATAATGTTAGTATCTCTGTGCAATGTTGGATATTAAATGCAGCAAAAACAGATAAAGATATATTATTTGTAGATGCGGGTGATAAAGGAAAATTAATATCAAAAAAAATCCGAGTATTAGAAAATGAAGATATTAATTTAATTGTTGATACATATAAAAAATTTAAGAATGATGAGTTTAATGAGGGAATTCCTGGATTTGCTAAAGTAGCATCACTTTCAGAAATTCAAGAAAAAGATTATTCATTAAACCCTGGTAGATATGTTGGGACTGATGAATCTAATAAATTATCAGATGAAGAAATTAAGGAACAACTTAAATTAGCTACCAATGAATTATTAGAATTAATGAAAAAAGGAGAAGAACTAGAAAATAAAGTTAAAGAGATTTTATTAAATGAGATTAAATAA
- a CDS encoding type I restriction endonuclease subunit R, which translates to MFNEAEVENTIITLLKNEKYEFLDSENDYWLNNRKFDDFINKKVLFNCLRRINKIDDETILEMAINHILTLVNPSLFERNYDFHKLLIDGLSVETVDNINTTIYFIDFNNPENNVFQVVHQVKFNEGKNTRIPDVIIYVNGIPLVVMELKSFAEDASNATLEHAYEQLGSNSETDGYRYDIPTLFNFNSFLVISDGVNTKVGTLTSKIDRYNEWKSIEGEKGYDTNCVYKLDVLIKGVFNKTRFLDIIKNNIFFILDKNDKPIKIMGQYHQYFGVVKSANSVKRAIKPVGDGKAGIIWHTQGSGKSYSMVMLAHRLICEQTLKVPTIVVLTDRNDLDDQLYKTFYSARNYLKCEPQKAISREDLVNKLNDIKQGGIILTTIRKFDKDNLPRNERSNIIVMTDEAHRSHYGIYETVKYEKNKDTDEYEAIFKYGVEKYIRDALPNATFIGYTGTPVSNKDKQTTDVFGEIIDVYDMTQSIIDGSTVKLYYESRLAQVWTDDKLLNEIDNYYKCLEETRKSDSESIEKSKKEMSKLKVILEDDDMIELFAKNIMEHYEERKGFLNGKAMIVCQTRAAALKLYKKITEDLFPKMKNQIILVVTESNKDTEQQRQIFGDSDYRRTLGEEFKKDNSKYKIAIVVDMWLTGFDVPDLDVMYFIKRLKAHNLMQAIARVNRVYPGKEGGLIVDYIGLSKALDEALIFYTDRERKENVQDIRKEIYNLFKEKLSILNEWFYRIDKSKFYSNDSAKRFAAIQFGSQFVLETKEREERFMDDFSISIKQAFVVCGGITTEEEKNDVYYYLAIRSFILKLRMSYSYISIKDMNLYVSKLLADAIKGDEVKVLTENKNESINVIELLSAKKIAELRQKNPPLVFMEIIKQLLERAISESRKNNYFKSQEYSKRLRKILEQYSNRDGEFLPEATIADLVSFAGEIVSNEEEANRVGVFGRERAFYDALIRDRSAQDLLNDETLKLIAHELKEIVEEYATTDWFHKQATRAKMRTKIKECLKKYNYPPEYTKEAVQDVIKQAEYIMEW; encoded by the coding sequence ATGTTCAATGAAGCTGAAGTTGAAAATACTATAATAACTTTGCTAAAAAATGAAAAATATGAATTTTTGGATAGTGAAAATGATTATTGATTAAATAATCGCAAATTTGATGATTTTATTAATAAAAAAGTATTATTTAATTGTTTAAGACGGATTAATAAGATAGATGATGAAACCATTTTAGAAATGGCGATTAATCATATATTAACTTTGGTTAATCCTTCATTATTTGAACGAAATTATGATTTTCACAAACTTTTAATTGATGGGTTATCTGTTGAAACAGTTGATAACATAAATACTACAATATATTTTATTGATTTTAATAATCCAGAAAATAATGTTTTTCAAGTTGTTCATCAAGTTAAATTTAATGAAGGAAAAAACACTAGAATTCCTGATGTTATAATTTATGTTAATGGTATTCCATTAGTAGTGATGGAATTAAAATCATTTGCAGAGGATGCAAGTAACGCAACTCTAGAACATGCATACGAACAACTTGGCTCTAATTCAGAGACAGATGGATATAGATATGATATTCCTACTCTATTTAATTTCAATTCATTTTTAGTTATTTCAGATGGTGTAAATACAAAAGTAGGTACATTAACATCTAAAATAGATAGATATAATGAATGAAAAAGCATAGAAGGTGAAAAAGGATACGATACAAATTGTGTATATAAATTAGATGTTTTAATAAAAGGAGTTTTTAATAAAACTCGTTTTTTAGATATCATTAAAAATAATATATTTTTTATATTAGATAAAAATGATAAACCTATAAAAATAATGGGACAATATCATCAATATTTTGGAGTTGTTAAATCTGCTAATTCTGTTAAAAGAGCCATTAAACCTGTTGGTGATGGTAAGGCAGGAATAATATGGCATACTCAAGGAAGCGGGAAGTCATATTCTATGGTTATGTTAGCACACAGACTTATTTGTGAACAAACTTTAAAAGTTCCAACTATTGTTGTACTAACTGATCGAAATGATTTAGATGATCAATTATATAAAACTTTTTATAGCGCAAGAAATTATTTAAAATGTGAACCACAAAAAGCTATATCTAGAGAAGATTTGGTAAATAAATTAAATGATATAAAACAAGGTGGAATTATATTAACTACAATTAGAAAGTTTGATAAAGATAATCTACCAAGAAATGAAAGAAGTAATATCATTGTTATGACTGATGAAGCTCATAGAAGTCATTATGGTATTTATGAAACTGTCAAGTATGAAAAAAATAAAGATACAGATGAATATGAAGCAATTTTTAAATATGGTGTAGAAAAATATATTAGAGATGCATTACCAAATGCAACATTTATTGGATATACTGGAACCCCTGTTTCTAACAAAGATAAACAAACTACTGATGTATTCGGTGAAATTATTGATGTTTATGATATGACCCAATCTATTATTGATGGTTCTACAGTTAAACTATATTATGAATCTAGATTAGCTCAAGTTTGGACTGATGATAAACTTTTAAATGAAATAGATAATTATTATAAATGTTTAGAAGAAACCAGAAAATCTGATAGTGAATCTATAGAAAAATCAAAAAAAGAAATGTCTAAATTGAAAGTTATTCTCGAAGATGATGATATGATTGAACTTTTTGCTAAAAATATTATGGAACATTATGAAGAAAGAAAAGGTTTCCTAAATGGTAAGGCAATGATTGTCTGTCAAACAAGGGCTGCAGCCTTAAAACTTTATAAGAAAATTACTGAAGATTTATTTCCTAAAATGAAGAATCAAATTATATTGGTTGTTACAGAATCAAATAAGGATACAGAACAACAACGACAAATTTTTGGAGATTCTGATTATAGAAGAACATTGGGAGAAGAATTTAAAAAGGATAATTCTAAATATAAAATTGCAATTGTGGTTGATATGTGATTAACTGGTTTTGATGTACCGGATTTAGACGTAATGTATTTCATTAAACGTTTAAAAGCTCATAATTTAATGCAAGCTATAGCACGTGTTAATAGAGTTTATCCGGGTAAAGAGGGCGGATTAATTGTAGACTACATAGGATTATCTAAAGCTCTTGATGAAGCATTGATATTCTACACTGATAGAGAGAGAAAAGAAAATGTTCAAGATATTCGTAAAGAAATTTATAATCTTTTTAAAGAAAAATTGAGTATTTTAAATGAGTGATTTTACAGGATAGATAAAAGTAAATTTTATAGTAATGATTCAGCTAAGAGATTTGCAGCTATTCAATTTGGTTCACAATTTGTTCTAGAAACAAAAGAAAGAGAAGAACGATTTATGGATGACTTCTCTATATCTATTAAACAAGCATTTGTTGTTTGTGGTGGTATAACTACAGAAGAAGAAAAAAATGATGTTTATTATTATCTAGCAATACGAAGTTTTATTTTAAAATTAAGAATGAGTTATTCTTATATATCTATTAAAGATATGAATCTTTATGTATCCAAATTATTAGCTGATGCAATTAAAGGTGATGAAGTAAAGGTATTAACTGAAAACAAAAATGAATCAATAAATGTTATTGAATTATTAAGTGCTAAAAAAATTGCAGAATTAAGACAAAAAAATCCACCTCTAGTATTTATGGAAATTATTAAGCAATTATTAGAAAGAGCAATATCTGAATCTAGAAAAAATAATTATTTCAAATCTCAAGAATATAGTAAGAGATTGAGAAAAATTTTAGAACAATATTCTAATAGAGATGGAGAATTTTTACCAGAAGCAACTATTGCTGATTTAGTTTCGTTTGCTGGTGAAATAGTTTCTAATGAAGAAGAAGCTAATCGCGTTGGTGTATTTGGAAGAGAAAGAGCTTTTTATGATGCTCTTATTAGAGATAGATCTGCACAAGATCTATTAAATGATGAAACTTTAAAATTAATTGCTCATGAATTAAAAGAAATTGTTGAAGAATATGCAACAACGGATTGATTTCATAAGCAAGCTACTAGAGCTAAAATGAGAACTAAAATCAAGGAATGTTTGAAAAAATATAATTACCCACCTGAATATACAAAAGAAGCGGTTCAAGATGTTATCAAACAAGCTGAATATATAATGGAATGATAA
- a CDS encoding restriction endonuclease subunit S: MKFIKDVAKIKNGSSNSDNNIENGIFPLFDRSKVIKHSNKYLFDSEGIIIPGEGKEFIPIYYKGKFDLHQRCYFIDIFSKDYLPKFLFYYIFYNNNYFSKVAVGSTVPSLRLRHIEQMQIPSTILEFQQHIVNTIGSVDDLIENYQKQLKYYYKIEDYLFSLYENYCEKINFEDAFLTFNGGVFKSDEYLVYSPFKLITIKNIEDLWLNTENISYLSKKNAISKYKLNIGDIVMTMTGNIGRVSVIDEKNCFLNQRLIKISSYSPLYLLSYLRKYKEHIILLSRGTAQKNLSLSDLLKINVYNSMQEIKDFSKYDSIFNKIIYIKCEIKKLLKIKSILLSKYFK; the protein is encoded by the coding sequence ATGAAATTTATTAAAGATGTAGCAAAAATAAAAAATGGTTCATCAAATTCTGACAACAATATAGAAAATGGAATTTTTCCGTTATTTGATAGATCGAAAGTTATAAAACACAGTAATAAATATCTTTTTGATTCTGAAGGAATTATAATTCCAGGAGAAGGAAAAGAATTTATTCCCATATATTATAAAGGTAAATTTGATTTACATCAAAGGTGCTATTTTATCGATATATTTTCTAAAGATTATTTACCTAAATTTTTGTTTTATTATATTTTTTATAATAATAATTATTTTAGTAAAGTTGCAGTTGGGTCAACAGTTCCTTCTTTACGTTTAAGGCATATTGAACAAATGCAAATACCCTCAACAATTTTAGAGTTTCAACAACATATAGTTAACACTATAGGAAGTGTTGATGATTTAATTGAAAATTATCAAAAACAATTGAAATATTACTATAAAATAGAAGACTATTTATTTAGTTTATATGAGAATTATTGTGAAAAAATAAATTTTGAAGATGCTTTTTTAACATTTAATGGTGGTGTTTTCAAAAGTGATGAATACTTAGTATATTCACCTTTCAAATTAATAACAATAAAAAATATCGAAGATTTATGATTAAATACTGAGAATATTTCATATCTATCAAAGAAAAATGCAATATCTAAATATAAATTAAATATTGGAGATATTGTGATGACAATGACAGGTAATATTGGAAGGGTTTCTGTTATTGATGAAAAAAATTGTTTTTTAAATCAACGATTGATAAAAATAAGTTCTTATTCCCCCTTATATTTACTATCATATTTAAGAAAATATAAAGAGCATATAATTCTTTTAAGTAGAGGTACAGCTCAAAAAAATTTATCGCTATCAGACTTATTAAAAATAAATGTATATAATTCAATGCAAGAAATTAAAGATTTTAGCAAATACGATAGTATCTTTAATAAGATTATTTATATTAAATGTGAAATAAAAAAATTATTAAAAATTAAATCAATTTTATTATCAAAATATTTCAAATAA
- a CDS encoding tyrosine-type recombinase/integrase — translation MEKFKKYLLGNNLSKNTIESYCFSINYFFSKFPTINKQNLLAFKAELVDKYKGKTINLRIQGINKYLEFIEKNNYKLSFVKIQQKSFLENVISDADYEFLKNKLKKDNNIDWYFVVRFLGATGARVSELIQFKLEHLKRGYIDLYTKSGKIRRIFIPKKLSLAAIKYYSSIGRDDGYLFLNKNGKQITTRGIAHQLKCLAAKYNMNTKVIYPHSFRHRFAKNFLEKYKDLALLADLMGHESIETTRIYLRKTSEEQQAIVDKVIDW, via the coding sequence ATGGAAAAATTTAAAAAATACTTATTGGGTAATAACCTATCAAAAAACACTATTGAATCTTACTGTTTTTCAATTAATTATTTTTTTTCAAAATTTCCAACTATTAATAAACAAAATTTATTAGCTTTTAAAGCAGAATTAGTTGATAAATATAAAGGGAAAACTATAAATTTAAGGATTCAGGGAATTAATAAATATCTTGAATTTATTGAAAAAAATAATTACAAATTATCTTTTGTTAAAATTCAACAAAAGAGTTTTCTTGAAAATGTTATTAGCGATGCTGATTATGAATTTTTAAAAAATAAACTAAAAAAGGATAATAATATTGATTGGTATTTTGTTGTGAGATTTTTGGGAGCAACAGGAGCTAGAGTTTCAGAATTAATTCAATTTAAATTAGAACACTTAAAAAGAGGATATATAGATTTATACACTAAATCAGGAAAAATAAGAAGAATATTTATACCTAAAAAATTATCATTAGCAGCTATTAAATATTACTCATCTATAGGTAGAGACGATGGTTATTTGTTTTTAAATAAAAATGGTAAACAAATCACAACTAGAGGAATTGCTCACCAATTAAAATGTCTTGCCGCTAAATATAATATGAATACAAAAGTAATATATCCGCATTCATTTAGACATAGATTTGCAAAAAATTTTTTAGAAAAATACAAAGATCTTGCTTTACTTGCTGATCTTATGGGACATGAATCTATTGAAACAACTAGAATTTACTTAAGAAAAACTAGTGAAGAACAACAAGCAATAGTTGATAAAGTTATTGATTGATAG
- a CDS encoding Mbov_0401 family ICE element transposase-like protein, with protein sequence MYEYIENNKHKRVVYYHDKILENLAVSKYDFELIKACILADLNNIKIPSEIIKIQPSKQHLFFLKKRFKINEQISLKNDLKIEENKSIFKASKNEKINLEVDDLFVNIQGKKYGEKLRCREAILHTNFIKNKSKKSAVLCLFFLKKVSDKNTETNDLNWVSSNLNHYLNSLNIDRNSVILKGDGARWMKTISFNINVKYTLDYFHLVKKINETFGFNHFAKKENKKVFLNWFSKKYRIRWLDLFRYVFSYECNGGMKFMQK encoded by the coding sequence ATGTATGAATATATTGAAAATAATAAGCATAAAAGAGTTGTTTATTACCACGATAAAATCTTAGAAAATTTAGCAGTTTCTAAATATGATTTTGAACTAATAAAAGCATGTATTTTAGCTGATTTAAATAACATTAAAATACCAAGTGAAATAATTAAAATTCAACCTTCAAAACAACATTTGTTTTTCTTAAAAAAAAGGTTCAAAATTAACGAACAAATTAGCTTAAAAAATGATCTAAAAATAGAGGAAAATAAAAGCATTTTTAAAGCTTCAAAAAATGAAAAAATTAATCTAGAAGTTGATGATCTTTTTGTCAATATTCAAGGTAAAAAATATGGTGAAAAATTAAGGTGTAGAGAAGCTATTTTGCATACTAATTTTATTAAAAATAAATCCAAAAAAAGTGCTGTATTATGTTTGTTTTTCTTAAAAAAAGTAAGTGATAAAAACACTGAAACTAATGATTTAAATTGAGTTTCAAGTAATTTAAACCACTATTTAAATAGTCTAAATATAGATAGAAATAGTGTGATTTTAAAAGGTGATGGTGCTAGATGAATGAAAACAATTTCATTTAATATAAACGTAAAATACACCTTAGATTATTTTCATTTAGTAAAGAAAATCAATGAAACATTTGGGTTTAATCACTTCGCAAAAAAAGAAAATAAAAAAGTATTTTTAAATTGATTTAGTAAAAAATATAGAATAAGATGACTGGATTTATTTAGGTATGTTTTTAGTTATGAATGTAATGGGGGTATGAAATTTATGCAAAAATAA
- a CDS encoding restriction endonuclease subunit S — MLLKYILDLKSGKLPVLNEYGKYNVYGSSGIIGKTDFFNSNKESIFIGRVGNCGSLFFNKFESWASDNVIIATLSNSEFILKYIYYFLKTINYKNISIGSTQPLLTQDIIKSINIPEFSLIFQQHIVNII; from the coding sequence ATGCTTTTAAAATATATATTAGATTTAAAAAGCGGTAAATTACCAGTTTTAAATGAATATGGTAAATATAATGTATATGGATCTTCAGGAATAATTGGTAAAACTGATTTTTTTAATTCAAATAAAGAATCAATTTTTATAGGGAGAGTAGGAAATTGTGGTTCTTTATTTTTTAATAAATTTGAATCTTGAGCTTCTGATAATGTGATTATAGCCACGCTAAGTAATTCAGAATTTATACTGAAATATATATATTATTTTCTAAAAACAATTAATTACAAAAACATAAGTATAGGTAGCACACAACCGCTATTGACTCAAGATATCATAAAGTCAATTAATATACCAGAGTTTTCATTAATTTTTCAACAACACATAGTTAACATTATTTAA
- the rpmA gene encoding 50S ribosomal protein L27, translating to MAHTKAGGSTHNGRDSAGRRLGAKLADGQFTLAGGIIYRQRGTKIFPGKNVGIGSDDTLYALIDGIVKYEKRRNRKYASVYQVKEEE from the coding sequence ATGGCACATACGAAAGCTGGGGGTAGTACCCATAATGGCCGTGATTCAGCCGGTAGAAGACTAGGTGCAAAACTAGCAGACGGACAATTTACATTAGCTGGTGGAATTATTTATCGTCAAAGAGGAACAAAAATTTTTCCAGGTAAAAATGTTGGTATAGGATCTGATGATACCTTATATGCTTTAATAGATGGTATTGTTAAATATGAAAAAAGACGTAATAGAAAATACGCTTCAGTTTATCAAGTCAAAGAAGAAGAGTAG
- the rplU gene encoding 50S ribosomal protein L21, with the protein MFAIIKTGGKQLLVKQGDTIFIEKVEGEAGNEITFDKIVVLDSKIGTPYVQGATVTGVIEKQGKAKKIVVYRHNPKSTHKRKLGHRQPYTRVLIKEIKG; encoded by the coding sequence ATGTTCGCAATTATTAAAACTGGTGGAAAACAACTACTTGTTAAACAAGGAGACACAATTTTTATAGAAAAAGTTGAAGGTGAAGCAGGAAACGAAATCACTTTTGATAAAATTGTAGTTTTAGACTCTAAAATAGGAACACCTTATGTTCAAGGTGCAACTGTAACAGGAGTTATTGAAAAACAAGGAAAAGCGAAAAAAATCGTTGTTTACCGTCATAATCCCAAATCAACACATAAACGTAAATTAGGTCACCGTCAACCTTATACAAGAGTATTAATTAAGGAAATTAAGGGGTAA
- a CDS encoding restriction endonuclease subunit S has translation MEGINNIYNHQKIKYDNRPSRANMQFFQNSIWFAKMKNSYKILTVTADDLDLINNCILSTGFCGIQCTEKFPLSLAFSIIISDSFTSERNNNSVGTTMMSINNNTFRNIKVPKLEKEEIMNFNQNYDIYIKKLSSLRLKIANLISIKNILLNKYF, from the coding sequence GTGGAAGGTATTAATAATATTTATAATCATCAAAAAATTAAATATGATAATAGACCTTCAAGAGCAAATATGCAATTTTTTCAAAATAGTATTTGATTTGCTAAAATGAAGAATTCATACAAAATTTTAACTGTGACTGCAGATGATTTAGATTTGATTAATAATTGTATTTTGTCTACGGGTTTTTGTGGTATTCAATGTACAGAGAAATTTCCTTTATCATTAGCTTTTTCTATCATTATTTCCGATTCATTTACTAGCGAGAGAAATAATAATTCAGTTGGTACGACGATGATGAGTATTAATAACAATACTTTTCGAAACATCAAAGTTCCTAAATTAGAAAAAGAAGAAATTATGAATTTTAATCAAAATTATGATATATATATCAAAAAGTTATCCAGTTTAAGATTGAAAATAGCTAATTTAATTAGCATAAAAAATATCCTTCTTAATAAATATTTCTAA